Proteins from one Candida orthopsilosis Co 90-125, chromosome 2 draft sequence genomic window:
- a CDS encoding Iba57 protein (S. cerevisiae homolog IBA57 has role iron-sulfur cluster assembly and localizes to matrix) yields the protein MKILQSGLSQLSKSLISIRGPDATKFLNGLLTSRLLPHVVKKKQHTISSAEFKHANLESIIDPMTNYGVMHEDIYDPDYNIFITREGINSMILNSKGRVVTDCFLYCDPFHNVNSGFEKELQLPGYLLEIDEVSLNKLMMMLKLHKLSAKVDIRPEKSLTSYYYYNDTVEFDAWLEDIQQKYFRTVDPVDALQNANSFIQNEVIFKQDFASKILGFAIDNRIPNFGFKFVTDVKLNNTADVIEKVFSPQFIQQFETPLISESNVIDRRFQNGLFEATDAPSGESLLPFECNLDYTNGLSLDKGCYVGQELTIRTYNNGIIRKRIYPVQFFTIDDNIVETIKQAQDDDDVEVVFPSTSVVEQVPSSSLSKLEMTPMIEENVKEDEAPQTAPSPFGSSSKPVRKRKSSSGKVLAVKGDVGLCLLTMADVSKSPFFKVEIPSFEHGKKQVGARVVVPDWWPE from the coding sequence ATGAAGATACTTCAATCAGGCCTATCACAGCTACTGAAAAGCTTAATCTCAATACGAGGCCCCGACGCCAccaaatttctcaatgGGTTACTAACATCCCGACTACTTCCCCATGTCgttaaaaagaaacaacatACCATCAGTTCAGCTGAATTCAAACATGCTAATCTTGAATCGATAATTGATCCAATGACGAATTATGGAGTGATGCATGAAGATATCTATGACCCTGATTATAATATTTTTATAACTCGAGAAGGcatcaattcaatgattttgaattcaaaggGAAGAGTAGTTACTGATTGTTTCTTGTATTGTGATCCATTCCATAATGTCAATAgtggatttgaaaaagagttGCAATTACCAGGTTATTTGTTAGAAATTGACGAAGTCagtttgaataaattgatgatgatgttaaaGTTACACAAGTTGAGTGCAAAAGTAGACATTAGACCGGAGAAGTCGCTCACTTCgtattattattataaTGACACGGTTGAATTCGATGCATGGTTGGAAGATATTCAACAGAAATACTTTCGCACGGTTGACCCAGTTGATGCTTTACAAAATGCCAATtcatttattcaaaatgagGTGATATTCAAGCAAGATTTTGCATCGAAGATTTTGGGTTTCGCTATTGATAATAGGATACCCAATTTTGGATTCAAGTTTGTTACTGACgtgaaattaaacaataCAGCAGATGTGATAGAGAAGGTGTTCTCTCctcaatttattcaacaatttgaaacccCGCTAATATCAGAGTCCAATGTAATAGATCGCcgatttcaaaatggttTGTTTGAAGCTACTGATGCACCCAGTGGCGAGTCACTACTACCATTTGAATGTAATTTAGATTATACCAACGGGTTATCATTAGATAAAGGGTGTTATGTGGGTCAAGAGTTGACTATACGGACATACAATAATGGTATCATTAGAAAAAGGATATACCCAGTACAgtttttcacaattgatGACAACATAGTCGAGACGATTAAACAAGCCcaggatgatgatgatgtagaAGTCGTATTTCCTTCAACTTCAGTCGTAGAGCAAgttccatcttcatcattaaGCAAATTAGAAATGACACCAATGATCGAGGAAAATGTAAAGGAGGATGAAGCACCTCAAACAGCACCTTCACCATTTGGATCATCGTCCAAACCAGTGCGTAAACGGAAAAGTTCTAGTGGTAAAGTGTTGGCAGTTAAAGGCGATGTGGGGCTTTGTTTATTAACTATGGCTGATGTGTCAAAATCACCATTTTTTAAAGTAGAGATACCATCTTTTGAACATGGAAAAAAACAAGTTGGAGCAAGGGTGGTCGTACCTGACTGGTGGCCAGAATAA
- a CDS encoding Ctn3 predicted peroxisomal carnitine acetyl transferase, with protein sequence MATITDFNNTTFQHEAQLPALPVPPLANTVQQLLAALKPISSPEEYEQLLFEANDFVNNDVIKLIQLHLETLYKNYPDKNYLNVVNNDMTPAIYGEIKSDILPRNPYLILEDDPYAKTIHPPNQAERTANLVNSTLKLIVTLRNFTFKPDVTPKNKAPLTMQCFYHLFGCTRIPDFEGGTSDISMKKYKHINDSRHIIILANNQYYSLEVLTEFDEDLYRETKTKHQILFHDHELVDIFQHIIDETDKVPAEDSIKNCIGSITTQPLKNWKKGRGELNKSNPEQLKLIDDALFVVVLDSNSPETDQEKTSVISHGSSVLSESNIQSGTCTSRWYDKLQLIVTRNSVAGIVWESLTMDSTAILRFISDIYTDSVLKLAKNINGSEYTLFDEAVTFADSTILKPKPELIQFNLTDRLQFLIHLSETSLADLINQHEYKTHTVKLESRLAAEFGLSVDSIMQICFQITNYSLYGRMVNTLEPIMTRKFRDARTELITVQNDSVANLCKLYITSANSAEKFAAFKECCTMHQKQYHDAMLGKGFERHFMSIAQVVHKPEAARRLNKINYELPPIPTFDDEGEERIKLPLLFNTCVDKLSNPELLISNCGNPALRLFGIPPAIDQGFGIGYIIHNDKVIITVCSKHRQTERFLGTFHKVIHDLKISLKRHASFIMHLSESENRKIEFQKLRIENELSHVSLTDPSLKHPISLTVTNNSESGAVTPMERHPSDETTTSTEDGGDSDFELLGGYGYFDYGNLDLRSEDVSRTQSYLNSGSQSAISSALSSRPHSQTNLSKYALTHGYDIKHKQNLTDRIRDKLMSPSEESMHAPGNGGTTDAGNGSAAAAPRKGNVTFDNGDDTLEKKKKKKKKKKL encoded by the coding sequence GAGTATGAGCaacttttgtttgaagctaatgattttgtcaacaatgatGTCATCAAGttgattcaacttcatttgGAGACTTTATACAAGAATTATCCTGATAAAAACTATTTAAACGTTGTTAATAACGATATGACTCCTGCGATTTATGGTGAGATCAAGTCGGATATTTTACCAAGAAACCCATATCTTATTTTAGAAGATGATCCGTATGCAAAGACTATTCATCCACCAAATCAAGCTGAACGTACGGCaaatttggtcaattctactttgaaattgattgttacTTTGAGGAATTTCACCTTTAAACCTGATGTTACTCCTAAAAACAAAGCACCTTTAACGATGCAATGTTTTTATCATTTATTTGGTTGTACTAGGATTCCTGATTTTGAGGGTGGTACATCTGATATTAGTATGAAGAAATACAAGCATATCAATGATTCAAGACACATCATCATTCTTGCGAATAATCAATACTATTCCTTGGAGGTGTTgactgaatttgatgaggATTTATACAGGGAGACTAAAACCAAACATCAAATCTTGTTTCATGATCATGAGTTGgttgatatttttcaacatattattgatgaaactgaCAAGGTTCCTGCTGAAGATTCCatcaaaaattgtattGGTTCTATCACTACACaaccattgaaaaattggaaaaaggGAAGAGGTGAGTTGAACAAATCCAATCCcgaacaattgaaattgattgatgatgcattgtttgttgttgttttggatTCAAATTCTCCTGAAACTGATCAAGAAAAGACATCTGTTATTTCCCATGGTTCATCAGTATTATCCGAGTCAAACATTCAATCAGGTACTTGTACTTCGCGATGGTATGATAAGTTGCAATTAATTGTCACTAGAAATTCAGTTGCTGGTATCGTGTGGGAATCATTGACTATGGATAGTACTGCTATTCTTCGCTTCATTAGTGATATTTACACCGATTCAGTGTTGAAACTTGccaaaaacatcaatggTTCGGAGTATACTTTGTTTGATGAGGCAGTGACTTTTGCTGATTCCACAATCCTCAAGCCTAAGCCAGAGTTGATTCAGTTTAACTTGACTGATCGTTTGCAATTTCTCATTCACTTGTCAGAGACATCATTGGCAGATTTAATTAACCAACACGAATACAAAACACACACCGTTAAATTGGAATCTCGCTTAGCAGCCGAGTTTGGACTTTCGGTCGATTCAATTATGCAAAtttgctttcaaatcaccaacTACTCCTTGTATGGAAGAATGGTCAACACATTGGAGCCAATTATGACACGTAAGTTTAGAGATGCTAGAACTGAGTTGATCACTGTACAAAACGATTCCGTGGCTAATTTGTGCAAGTTGTACATTACCAGTGCAAATTCAGCTGAAAAGTTTGCTGCTTTCAAAGAATGTTGCACAATGCATCAAAAGCAATATCATGATGCAATGTTGGGTAAAGGATTTGAACGTCATTTCATGTCCATTGCCCAAGTGGTTCATAAACCAGAAGCCGCTCGAAgattaaacaaaatcaattatgaattaccaccaattcctacatttgatgatgaaggtgaagaaCGGATTAAATTACCTTTATTGTTTAATACTTGTGTTGACAAATTACTGAACCCTGAACTCCttatttccaattgtggTAATCCAGCATTACGTTTATTTGGTATCCCGCCCGCAATTGATCAAggttttggaattggttaTATCATCCATAATGATAAAGTGATTATCACTGTTTGTTCCAAACATCGCCAAACAGAAAGATTCTTGGGAACCTTCCACAAGGTTATTCATGATTTGAAGATTCTGCTCAAAAGACACGCAAGTTTTATCATGCATCTTAGTGAATCAGAGAATCgtaaaattgaatttcaaaaattacggattgaaaatgaacTTAGTCATGTTAGTCTTACTGACCCTTCATTAAAGcatccaatttcattaaCTGTTACTAACAATAGTGAATCTGGCGCAGTCACCCCAATGGAACGCCATCCATCGGATGAAACTACTACATCTACCGAAGATGGCGGAGATTCTGATTTCGAATTGCTTGGTGGATATGGATACTTTGATTATGGTAACCTTGATCTTCGATCAGAAGATGTTTCCCGTACACAATCGTATCTCAACAGTGGTTCACAATCCGCAATTTCTAGTGCATTAAGTTCAAGACCTCATTCACAAACTAACTTGAGTAAATATGCATTAACTCATGGATATGATATCaaacataaacaaaacTTGACTGATCGTATTAGAGATAAGTTGATGTCACCAAGTGAGGAAAGCATGCATGCACCAGGAAATGGAGGTACAACTGATGCAGGTAATGGttctgctgctgctgcgCCTCGAAAGGGTAATGTTACCTTTGATAATGGAGATGATACtttggagaagaagaagaagaagaagaagaagaagaagttgtgA